Proteins found in one Zea mays cultivar B73 chromosome 1, Zm-B73-REFERENCE-NAM-5.0, whole genome shotgun sequence genomic segment:
- the LOC103631773 gene encoding 50S ribosomal protein L18, translated as MALLRAALAQPLSPRPALPVRHPPTSLTGSRFILDFSLPPHPGPGAPRREYPRIEATARRGARTESAKVRNRRLQKKFNGTATKPRLSVFCSNRQLYAVLADDHNKKILFYGSTLQKSICGDPPCGTVEAARKVGEELVRVCNELGISEVSYDRNGFARGDKMMAFEVPVSQHGFLPR; from the exons ATGGCGCTGCTACGCGCCGCGCTAGCCCAGCCGTTATCGCCGCGCCCCGCGCTCCCGGTCCGCCACCCTCCGACCTCGCTGACAGGCTCCAGGTTTATCCTCGACTTCTCGCTTCCGCCACATCCAG GCCCCGGCGCGCCCCGGCGCGAGTACCCCAGGATCGAGGCGACGGCGAGGCGAGGCGCGCGAACTGAGAGCGCCAAGGTCAGGAACCGTCGGCTGCAGAAGAAG TTCAACGGCACGGCGACGAAGCCCAGACTCTCGGTGTTCTGCTCCAACCGGCAGCTCTACGCTGTGCTCGCCGACGACCACAACAAGAAGATCCTCTTCTATGGCAGCACGCTGCAGAAGTCCATCTGCGGCGACCCGCCCTGTGGCACCGTG GAGGCTGCCCGGAAGGTCGGGGAGGAGCTCGTCAGGGTGTGCAACGAGTTGGGCATCTCCGAGGTCTCCTACGACCGCAACGGCTTTGCTCGAGGCGACAAGATGATGGCGTTCGAGGTTCCGGTCTCACAGCACGGGTTCCTGCCAAGATAG
- the LOC103631772 gene encoding conserved oligomeric Golgi complex subunit 4, with the protein MAVPSPAPRSPRRPDAIVAPDPSSADVPPSLDFGDPASLAALRVLTDAGAATRLLHECVAYQRGLDARLDALLARRADLDRAAASLLRSAPPLLSLAASDAAALKESSSTTAALADALSSRVRHLDAAHSRADAALARAEAALDRSRALEAARRALAADDLAAAATAVHEFLAIDARFPTDDDLRRDLLDMKRRLEGLARRRLAAVVDAQDHPAVLRLVRLFPLLGLADEGLQVYVAYLKKVVALRARADFEHLAELTSATQPTSERPDFVGCLTRLFKDIVLAVEENDAVLRELRGDDGVAYAIIELQEECDSRGTQILRRYADYRKLARLASDINSYTKNLLSVMGSMASAAGGSEGPDPREIELYLEEILALTQLGEDYTEFMVNKIRGLRDVKPELGPRAMKAFRNGNFYKTEQDLTGFYVIFEEFFMVENVRKAIRIDEPISDGLTTSMVDDVFFVLQSCCRRAASTASINSVLAVLGGAMSLLSNEYQEALQWRMREPNLGAKLFLGGVGVQKTGEEIATALNNIDISSEYVLKLRHEIEELCVEVFHTPADREKIKSCLSELGEVSASFKKILHSALEHLVASVVPRIRPVLDTVATVSYELDDTEYGENEVNDPWVQKLILTVNTNVAWLQPVMTLNNYDSFVHLIIDFIVKRLEVIMMQKRFSQLGGLQLDKEVRSLINHFSEMSQRPVRDKFSRLSQMSTILNFERVSEILDFWGDNAGHLTWLLTPAEVRRVLGLRIDFRPEAIAALRL; encoded by the exons ATGGCGGTGCCCTCTCCCGCCCCGCGGTCCCCGCGCCGACCGGATGCCATTGTGGCCCCGGACCCCTCGTCCGCTGACGTGCCACCATCCCTCGACTTCGGCGACCCGGCCTCCCTCGCCGCGCTCCGAGTCCTCACCGACGCGGGTGCCGCCACCCGCCTCCTCCACGAGTGCGTGGCCTACCAGCGCGGGCTCGACGCCCGTCTCGACGCTCTCCTCGCCCGCCGTGCTGACCTCGACCGCGCCGCTGCTTCGCTCCTCCGCTCTGCCCCGCCTCTGCTCTCGCTCGCGGCTTCCGACGCCGCCGCGCTTAAGGAATCCTCCTCCACCACCGCGGCGCTCGCCGACGCGCTCTCGTCCCGCGTCCGCCATCTCGACGCGGCGCACTCCAGGGCGGACGCTGCGCTGGCACGTGCCGAGGCCGCGCTCGATCGTTCTCGCGCGCTCGAAGCCGCGCGGCGGGCCTTGGCCGCCGAcgacctcgccgccgccgccaccgccgtgcACGAATTCCTCGCTATCGACGCTCGGTTCCCCaccgacgacgatctccgccgcgATCTGCTTGACATGAAACGTCGCCTCGAGGGGCTCGCGCGTCGGAGGCTAGCGGCGGTCGTTGATGCACAGGACCATCCTGCTGTGCTTCGCCTCGTCCGCCTATTCCCACTGCTCGGACTCGCTGATGAAGGACTCCAGGTCTACGTCGCCTACCTGAAGAAGGTTGTCGCTCTGCGTGCCCGCGCAGACTTTGAGCACCTCGCGGAGCTGACCTCCGCGACCCAGCCGACCTCTGAGCGGCCGGATTTTGTTGGCTGCCTCACCCGTCTCTTTAAGGACATTGTGCTCGCTGTTGAGGAGAATGATGCTGTGCTTCGTGAGCTCAGGGGAGACGATGGTGTTGCTTATGCCATCATTGAGCTGCAGGAGGAGTGTGATTCGCGGGGCACCCAGATACTACGCCGTTATGCTGATTACAGGAAGCTTGCACGACTTGCATCGGATATAAACTCCTATACAAAGAACCTCCTTTCGGTCATGGGTTCCATGGCCAGTGCTGCTGGAGGTAGTGAAGGGCCTGATCCCAGGGAAATTGAGCTTTATCTTGAGGAGATTCTTGCGTTGACCCAGCTTGGTGAGGACTACACTGAATTTATGGTGAACAAGATCCGTGGATTGAGAGATGTCAAGCCTGAGCTTGGGCCGCGGGCGATGAAGGCCTTCCGTAATGGTAACTTCTATAAAACGGAGCAGGATCTGACTGGGTTCTATGTGATCTTTGAGGAGTTTTTCATGGTGGAGAATGTGAGGAAAGCCATACGGATTGATGAGCCCATATCAGATGGTCTCACAACGTCTATGGTGGATGATGTATTCTTTGTACTGCAGAGTTGCTGCCGCCGGGCTGCTTCCACTGCAAGCATAAACTCTGTTCTTGCTGTGCTTGGTGGGGCAATGAGCCTTCTAAGCAATGAGTATCAGGAGGCACTACAGTGGAGGATGCGGGAGCCAAATTTGGGTGCAAAGCTCTTCCTTGGTGGTGTTGGAGTGCAGAAGACAGGTGAGGAGATTGCGACTGCACTGAACAACATTGACATTAGCTCTGAGTATGTTCTGAAGCTCCGTCATGAGATTGAGGAGCTCTGCGTGGAG GTTTTTCATACTCCAGCTGATCGAGAGAAGATCAAGTCCTGTTTATCAGAGCTAGGAGAGGTCAGTGCTTCATTTAAGAAGATCCTTCATTCTGCACTGGAGCATTTGGTGGCATCTGTGGTACCACGCATTCGTCCAGTCCTTGACACTGTTGCTACTGTCAGTTATGAGTTGGATGATACTGAATATGGGGAAAATGAGGTGAACGATCCATGGGTGCAGAAGCTTATACTTACAGTTAACACTAATGTTGCTTGGCTCCAGCCAGTTATGACATTAAACAACTACGATTCCTTTGTGCACTTGATCATTGACTTCATTGTCAAGAGGCTCGAGGTGATTATGATGCAGAAGAGGTTCAGCCAGCTCGGCGGGCTCCAGCTGGATAAGGAGGTCCGCTCTCTGATCAACCATTTCTCAGAGATGTCCCAGAGACCAGTCAGAGACAAGTTCTCTAGGCTTTCGCAGATGTCGACCATTTTGAACTTCGAGCGGGTATCGGAGATATTGGATTTCTGGGGTGACAATGCTGGCCATCTGACGTGGCTGTTGACACCTGCAGAGGTGCGGAGAGTGTTAGGACTTAGGATTGACTTCAGGCCTGAAGCTATTGCTGCTTTGAGGCTCTGA